In one Gadus morhua chromosome 15, gadMor3.0, whole genome shotgun sequence genomic region, the following are encoded:
- the crls1 gene encoding cardiolipin synthase (CMP-forming): MFRIRRSAVRLCQRGEALCPRGDAGSLSRGQGGSARQANRCRPETSSWRTPQTPVNQGTRPKQFRGHLQISACTETNLNAHYCRTSPWLRPNGNPQVNPALLRGGPGWPLAHVQPLLRGVPGWPGVPPLLRSPGARGLCSGKSRPTQDTDPSPEQNESQGSSVHVPGHGLFKFKELHENPWTVPNLLCVCRIVLSPYLGYLIIHQHFYLSLALFTMAGATDMLDGYIARTWPNQKSALGSALDPLADKILISVLYVSLTYAQLIPAPLTALVIFRDIGLIAAVFWVRYKTVPPPVTLSKFFNPCYTTAQLKPTLFSKVNTAIQLLLVAASLAAPVFKYTDSLLLQSLWYVTAVTTAASGYSYWHYGRKTVQVLNTKSP; this comes from the exons ATGTTTCGTATCCGGAGGAGCGCCGTGCGGCTGTGCCAGCGGGGCGAGGCGCTGTGTCCGCGGGGGGATGCGGGGTCGCTGTCAcggggtcagggggggtcaGCGCGTCAGGCAAACAGGTGTCGCCCTGAGACGTCATCCTGGCGGACCCCGCAGACACCGGTCAACCAAGGCACAAGACCGAAGCAGTTCAGAGGCCATCTACAGATATCTGCCTGCACGGAAACAAATCTAAACGCGCACTATTGCCGGACTAGTCCGTGGCTGAGGCCGAATGGGAACCCTCAGGTGAACCCGGCCCTCCTCCGGGGAGGTCCCGGCTGGCCTTTGGCCCATGTCCAGCCCCTCCTCCGGGGGGTTCCTGGCTGGCCTGGGGTCCCGCCCCTCCTCCGGTCCCCCGGGGCTCGTGGGCTGTGCAGCGGGAAATCCCGGCCAACTCAGGACACTGACCCGTCACCGGAGCAAAATGAAAGTCAAGGAAGCTCTGTCCATGTCCCGGGACACGGGCTGTTTAAGTTCAAAGAGCTG CACGAGAACCCATGGACCGTCCCAaacctgctgtgtgtttgtcggATCGTGCTGTCGCCCTACCTGGGCTACCTCATCATCCACCAACACTTTTACCTCAGCCTGGCTCTGTTCACTATGGCTGGGGCCACAGACatg TTAGACGGCTACATTGCAAGAACATGGCCCAATCAGAAATCAGCGTTGGGCAGTGCACTTGACCCATTGGCTGATAAGATCCTGATCAGTGTTCTGTACGTCAGCCTCACCTATGCTCAGCTCATACCAG CTCCTCTCACGGCTCTGGTGATCTTCAGAGACATCGGTCTGATAGCCGCAGTCTTCTGGGTCAGATACAAGACTGTGCCCCCACCG GTGACCCTCAGTAAATTTTTTAATCCATGTTACACTACAGCCCAGCTCAAACCCACGTTATTCagcaag gTGAACACAGCCATCCAGCTCCTTCTAGTAGCTGCTTCCCTCGCTGCTCCAGTCTTCAAATACACGGACAGTCTTCTGCTGCAGTCGCTATG GTATGTAACGGCGGTGACGACGGCCGCCTCCGGCTACAGCTACTGGCACTACGGCCGCAAGACGGTCCAGGTACTCAACACCAAATCACCATGA